The following are encoded together in the Bubalus bubalis isolate 160015118507 breed Murrah chromosome 14, NDDB_SH_1, whole genome shotgun sequence genome:
- the PPP1R3D gene encoding protein phosphatase 1 regulatory subunit 3D, which translates to MSGGPGSAVLPATVGFRKPAPRSLSCLSDLDGGAALEPRPCRPPGSPGSAPPPPPAPSGCDPHLRPIILRRARSLPSSPERRQKGAGAPGAACRPGCSRQHRVRFADALGLELAQVKVFNAGDDPSVPLHVLSRLAINSDLCCSSQDLEFTLQCLVPDFPPPVEAPDFGERLGRQLVCLERVTCSDLGISGTVRVRNVAFEKQVAVRYTFSDWRSAHEVAARWRGPAGSGGSEDVFAFGFPVPPFLLELGSRVHFALRYRVAGAEHWDNNDGRDYSLTCRNHALHMPRGECEESWIHFI; encoded by the coding sequence ATGTCCGGAGGCCCGGGCTCGGCGGTCCTCCCCGCCACCGTTGGGTTCCGGAAGCCCGCTCCGCGGAGCCTCAGCTGCCTCTCTGACCTGGACGGCGGCGCGGCCCTGGAGCCGCGGCCCTGCCGGCCCCCGGGGAGTCCGGGcagcgcgccgccgccgccgcccgcgccgtCCGGCTGCGACCCCCACCTACGGCCCATCATCCTGCGGCGGGCGCGCTCGCTGCCCAGCTCACCGGAGCGCCGCCAGAAGGGCGCGGGCGCTCCGGGCGCTGCGTGCCGACCCGGCTGCAGCCGGCAGCACCGCGTGCGCTTCGCTGACGCGCTGGGCCTGGAGCTGGCGCAGGTCAAGGTGTTTAATGCGGGCGACGACCCGTCCGTGCCGCTGCACGTGCTGTCGCGACTCGCCATCAACTCGGACCTGTGCTGCAGCAGCCAGGACCTGGAGTTCACTCTGCAATGCCTTGTGCCCGACTTCCCGCCGCCCGTCGAGGCCCCGGACTTCGGCGAGCGCCTGGGGCGCCAGCTCGTGTGCCTGGAGCGCGTCACTTGCTCGGACCTGGGCATCAGCGGCACGGTGCGCGTGCGCAACGTGGCCTTCGAGAAGCAGGTGGCGGTGCGCTACACCTTCTCGGACTGGCGCAGCGCGCACGAAGTGGCGGCGCGGTGGCGCGGGCCGGCAGGCTCCGGGGGCTCCGAGGACGTCTTCGCCTTCGGCTTCCCGGTGCCGCCCTTCCTGCTGGAGCTCGGCTCCCGCGTGCACTTCGCGCTGCGCTACCGTGTTGCCGGAGCCGAGCACTGGGACAACAACGACGGCCGCGACTACAGTCTCACGTGCCGCAACCACGCACTGCACATGCCGCGCGGGGAGTGCGAGGAGAGCTGGATCCACTTTATCTGA